The nucleotide sequence ACTAGACGTTGATGTTACTGTTTTTGCTACGTGCTTGTGCTTAATATTCTATGTTTTTTGTGAAATAATTAGTGCTTCGAAATTGTATGTATCTTACTTTAAGAATCAAGTAAAGTATTCATCATATTAAACACCATTTAAGTAATTTGTTTGGTTAGTGCCAGCTGTATTATTTCATTAAATTTTATAATAAACCGTcactttttttaaaatttatgtaaaaataaaagtaaatattattttgtttccttttttaaattgtataatcgataatatatattttttaaataaaaaccttCCATTTAAATCAATTTAAAGTTTTTgttaccttcattgaatatcTGGATAACAAAATGTTTGTTTCAAAATGCTCTactattttatacataaaaaAGTTTGGTTAgtgaaataaaaattttagaaattaaaatttcaattttattaaacttgtGTTAATAATTTGCACCAAATTGTTTTATTAGTATTTATAAGTAACTTAAATCAGTTATGTAGGAATGTATTAtatggtagaggatcctgtaaaaagtgctcaaagtgtattataacactatatataatactatataacaccatataaacattgtataacaatatgtaacaccatataacactatgtaacactgtatattattaatatataacaaatataacactgtaggttgtctgatagcatgtctatgatagatgtatagtgttatatttgttatataatgttatatagtgttacatagtgttatatggtattatatggtgttacatattgttatacggtgtttatatgatgttatatagtattatatatagtgttataatacacttctcacactttagtccctttttacactatccttaccctgtATTATATAATGTATATAAATTGACTTTTTGATTGCATAAATTAGAAAGTATAAATAAATTAAAGTTTAAACAATGAAATAATTTAAATGTTTTTTGATATATAGTATAAATAATGATGTATATCAAattgattttttaattttaatgtttcagttttaaaattttaaaatatttgtggccgtttttttatattttaataaaacattCGTAAGGTTGTTTTATTTAAATTTGGAAAGTAAAAACAGATTTTAAAACCATTACAATCATGCCATATTTAATTAAtcaattaaatttaataaaaaaagcGAAATTAACTACAACCTATTACCAAAAAAACCAAACAACTGTTTCCTAAAttatatggcatgatttaatttTCTTTGTTTGGTCACAAACCTAAAGTTTCAACCTTCTTACACTTTGAGTTTACCTTTTAAATATTAAATTTGATGTATGTTATGTGGTTATTTTTTTGGGTGGTATTGCATTTTGTGTTGTTTTCATCCATTAATTTAGAGTGTAGATTTAGCATTTTTATTCAATAAATCTTATATATGTTTTTTGTCAATTTTTATTGTATCTGTAAGTTGTTTTAAATAATtgatttttctttcatttttttagGTATTGAATAAAAATGTTGCCTAATCTTTTTGAGATTTGTAGTTTTTTTAGAAATGTCAATCCATTTCTAAAGATATTAATTTGTTAATTCGGTAACAATTTTTTATATTACTCAACTGATTTTTTCTACTTGACAAAAATAACTAAACGAAATTTGTATATATATTCACTTAATTTATTCATTTTATTCACTTACAAATCATTTTCTAACTTCATTCATCTCTTAATCAATGGATAAAAACCGTGTTACTTTCTTAAACAATCTTGATTGGAGATCCAAGTTGTTTACCATCAAGGTCAATGTGTTAAGACTTTGGATTCCTGTGAATCCAAAGAGAGAAGGAGAAACCCTTGGTATTGAGATGGTGGTCATGGATGAGCAGGTATGTTTGAATGTCATTTGCTTTCTAAAATGTAGGTTAATTTTTATATTGTTGTTTATAGTAACTACTTTAATTTGTGTTTTTGATTAGGGGACCCGGATGCAGGCTACTGTTTCGAGCAAGTTTATgaaaaaacatgaaattttgcttAATGAACATGAGTGTTATTACATATATAAATCTCAACTTTCCGTCATTATGTCAAATTTGAAACACTTTGAGAAGGAACATGCTATTAGCTTAAACTTTGATACATCAGTTAAAAAGTGTGAGAATTTTTATGGAAGTGTATATTGTATTCGGTTAGTATCGTTTGAGTCCATAAAAGCTGGTGAAGTCGATGTCAAGTATCGACTTGGTTTGTACTTCATAATATATAACAACTACAtcataaattaaaaaatatataaatatagattacatatgttttaatttttgttttttgtgCTGATTAcatttgtttttaattaaattttttttttccataTTTCATTGGGTATGTAGATGAGTGGTCTGAACCAGAAGTGACCAAAATAAAGATGGGAAAAGATAGCAAATACATGAACATGCAATTGCTAGATGAAGAGTCTGTTTATTAAATGCTAATTTAATTTCATTACAATTTTAGTATGATATATGTTTTTTACATGATATCCTTATATGtgtttaatttatatttatgtagGGGAATCAAGTTAAAGTGCACTTTATGGGATGAGTATTGCGATCAGATGTTTGGTTACATTCAGAGCCATAAAGAAGAAGTTGATGTTGTTCTGCTTGTGCAGTTTGGTAGTTTCTACAAGTATAAAGGTATTTACTATTAATAAACTTTGtggattttatataaatatttataagatTTAGGAAATTGAATATCTTAATCTcttatctaaattttttttacacaGGGAAGATAATGCTATCTAATGCTTTCCAAATAACCAGGTTGTTTATCAATCCTGACATAGAGGAGATTCGGTCCTTTAGAACAAAGTAAacagtttataaaataaataggAACTACTTATTGTTgttttataacattttttttcttaTATTATTTTAACTAGGTTTGTTGAGAAGATATGTAAAACATCGTCTAATGGTCAGAAATCTATTGGTTCATCTGGAAACATCAGTCTTGCGGATGACTTTTTATTCAAGCATCCTTTTTCCAATTTCCTTGATATTACCCTGTTGGATAAGGTGTGTGTCTACTTTTTAAAAGTAGAAATAAATACATTAAACAAAATTgtttataatatttatatttataaatctATTTTATTACATTTAATTTCAGCCTTGTGAGCTCATAGTTCATGGTTTGATCATGAGTGTGGATGATAAAGATGATTGGTACTATGTTGGTTGTGATCAGTGCAATCGAAAGGTGGAGACAACATTTGTCATTGAGGAAGCTGAAGACGGTGCTGAGGAACCAAAGTGATTCATGGTTGAAGAATTTttaacaaaaacaatttatctttTTTCGAATATTGCTGCTTTGGTTTGGTTTGTGTGTTTGATTGGTTTGGATTGATTTGTGATGGTTGGAtggtttgtttttttaaatatatggttggttgttttttttatttgaaacATATGGTTTGTTGGTTTTAATTGTTGGTTTGGAATATTTCGTATTACCTATACTCTTTtaacctttatctttatctttgttttattattttgcaTCTTTAAAATGTTTCCtaaaacatttgtttatttttttgtaattagACATTTTTAAACtcttaatatttttttaatatttaacttGCAAATAAAGACTTCAATATTCTAATTCTctaatttattttaatttttaaaatatttatatagATTTTAAAAGTATATTTTTTTGAATCCCCattaatttataaaatataattttgtttttttgAAAACCCCTCAACTCTTTTAAGATTTAGTAAACACTTAAATTGGTATgattttgtttcctttttaaagttttataaccgaaaacttatattttttaacaaaaatcgcTGACCTTTTCAAAAAATGatctaataatattaataatatcaaCTTATGCCTAATTGGACAAACCAAAAAAActaaattcaaattcaaatattgTAATTCTATTTTAAATGTTAATGTAGATTCGTTTTATGTAAATTGTTTCCATTTTTATGTAATAAATGATGTTTGACCTTACTAAATCTTCTAAAAATAACAATttacaaaatattaataaaaaaactatatGTGAACCGAAAATACTATATTTATATTCCATAAAATGATTTAGTTTAAATAACATACTATATTAAACTCATATCACAGTTGAATgttgtttttattaattttattttttaaaatctcCAAATAATGGACGAAAAATTCTGAAacaataaattatatattttgagatcttcattgttttacattattttATACCTACATAATATTTAAAAAACTATACATATTATGATATTaagttaataatattttttaagtCTCATAATAATGTAAAACATTCTACACATGATCGATTCTATAATTAAATATCTTGATTGTTATATATAACATCATCATCCTTCTTACAAATCATTCATTCAATAACATCTTAGAAATTCATATTAAGGTATTACTCTAATAATGTTCAGCATATCAAATATTTTTAGATAAACACAGATACCACAACTCCTTTTCATAATGTACtgtttttgttaaaaagattatttttatgtgtttttataatGTTTAGGTATTATTGATACAATGGTTGAGCTTCCTTTTCACTTGATACTTTTCCACATTTTAATCAAGATCGATACGAAATCAATACATCGTTTCAAGTCAGTATCTAAACAATGGCGTGATGGCCTCTCATCTTCTGAATTTGCTTTCAAACGTGGTTGTTATGTTGAAGATTATCTGGTAGTATTTGTTGTGTTATAGTATTTACATTAAAAGACAATTAATTTTGTTAACAAGTTTTTATGCTATTAATGTCATTTGATGATCATCTTTTTTCAGGAAATGCTACAAGACCAAGTTGTGTTCATTACTTCGTCTGTTTTGATGGAATTGTGGCCGCGTGAACTCATTCAAATTTATAAGTTTGATCATCAACATTTACCTCAAGAAAATTCAAACGTTTTGGAGGAGATTGTGATGTTTGAAAATGGCGAACGTACTGTTTATCAAGTTTATGATTATGACAATTAGCAGCTTTTGTTCACGTCAAATAATATGGTTTTTGCCTATTGGTTAATCGTACTTTATATATAGATTCTATCATAAGTTTATTGTTTGTCGTACTTATCTATTTCAAATCATCTTCTTACTTATAATCAAAAGTAAAGTATTCATCATATTAAACATCATTTGTAAATTGTTTGATTAGTGCCAACTGTATTATTTCATTAAATTTTATAATAAAccgttattttttttaaatttacgtaaaattaaaagttaatatGATTTTGTTTCCTTTTTTAAGTTGTATAACTgataataaatatttttttaagaaaaatgttCCATTTAAATCAATTTAAGCTAACCCAATAAGTTATAAGttgctccaaaataagctaacccaaacacccccaTAACCTtcaaatctttttatttttattctttgTACACTGACTTTCAATTGATGAATAGGCTCGATTGATGAACAAACCCTAATCGTTAACCTTCGTATTTTCTCACATCCCAGATCCATATCTAATTCATCTTCTCCATGTTAAAACTCGCAAACCCTAGATCTCTCTACTAACGATTGAAGGTTAGAACTATTTTCACTTCTGCTCATACACAGATCGGTTTGAAGAGGAAATCCAATCTTCTACTCACATAATTTGCAAATATCGGTAAGTTTATGTTTCTTATCTTTTGTTTATTTTCCTATTTGTAATATGTAACTCAAATCATTCATCTCTTTAACGATTGGTTTTGAATGTTTTGAATGACTGAGATCTTGAATTAGGGCTGAAATTGTGTTTTTAGTGCCTTTTTGTCGTGATTCGTTTTGTTAAGGTATGTTATATGTTCTGTTTTCTCATTCATTTGTTGATATATCATCAATCTGTTTTGATCTGATTCCGTCTCTTTATCTATGTGTTTGTTATCGATAATtttatttttgatatttttaacacattttctttaaaagtttgCCTTGTGGATGCTCATGGTATGTTTGATATTAATGGATCTATTATGAAAACCCATTTAATCTACTGATTTGCAGGGGGATCTCATGGTTCATTTCATGGCACCCTTATAGTGATACCATCATGTGTTTAGGGATTGCATGTCAAGCCAAAAGTTAATGGAAATGAGCAATTGATATCGGTAAGTTTGAGATAACTCATGTTGCCCTTTAAATTACATCAGGTTAGAGGTGACGTTGTTTGATGACAGTGTGATTCATCTTAAATTTGATGATTGTCATATATGTTGTGTTGCACTGATGTTCGAGGGTTAGTTAAGGAAAACAAATACCGGTTAAATTGTTTGTAGATTGGTATGAACTGGCATAAATTTACCTAAACTTGAGAGCATGGTTTATGTCATCAATTTCAATTTCTGACTGCTCTAAATGCCAAATTTTTTTGTTTTGAGGTTTTGCCCTTCTATAAATGCCAACTTTATATAGCCGATTCTGAAAAAAAATATCTGAAATGTCGACTTAATGTTGTGTGTTGCATATTTACTTTGTCAGAAATGTTGTTGACTTTTACGAAATATATATATGTTTCGTATTTGGCCGACCAATAAAAATGTTTAGGGAAATTTTCAAATTGTTTACTACTTAATACAAATTTAGCTTTTTTTTGTTATGTTGATTTCTGATGACTACAAAGTAATTGGGATATGACTCGATTGCTATTTGTGGTACAATTTGAATGAATTTTGTCACACcccatttccacgtgtatcaccggtgggcccggtgggggattaccgtgacgtagttggcaacgatatagtcaaaccacacaattatataaatgcacagcggaagctttaaagataaatatatacttcaacctctggtggtaatatcaaatgtattacagaagtcgaatgtatccacagcggatcaaaataataataaaatattgttcattcagatacggcatcgagtttgcgagactattcgtgatgcctaggaagctattaccagcccatttcgtatagtacctgcacttaatcttttgggaaaaatacgccagtttacactggtaaatacattcaactgacacatttgaaaatgtttattaaaattgatttgaatgcacaaggcacaaactcttttataacttgggaaaattattaaaatcttgtgaacgtattacatgttcttttatgcgttcagtagcccgggtcgtgccgggttaaagatttatagacacaccacactgcgtaaaaccgtagtatagaaaccaacggctacgtcttttaattaaatgtcgacaatatataccgggtgtacgcctacaccgggaggTCGATGgttgtggccatttcgtaaaatgatgccaaggatatccgggacaacggtcattaaacccccccaaaggcttttaagaaacaaaactgtttaaatgagccgatcatattatttaattaaccacctaagcgatggaaaaatataatgctcaatcaagcggtattaacataccgtaacccaagcccgtataggggaaataagttaaagtatttacctttgcaagtattattccttaatttgattaaatcaccgatagcttttactgggctcctaatctggaacgaaggttttaattaacctcttagaattctaacgggtctttatattggccgtagcctggACCGGTTAgattccggaatataaatatggtttaatcgcgcgaaaaggcgaaaaccgagaatggaatgtgattctgccccaaacaagttcagagacttgttttatatgggttcaaggttcacactctggattttggggtcaaaataatatagtttgacccgtatcggctaatttatgaaaactagtttcacaagccgaaccgtgcgcgcaataggcgaaacggttaaccatgagagtcttacgcttatttcctaagtcaatatgccttaaagaggttgtggtaccagtaggataccttccgtgatgcccgtaacgagtttaagttaatattacgccccgtgggggcttttcggtcattttaaagacttttaaagggcttttcgagttctacaggaaatctgggtttcccgatcagtttgtaaagtctaaaatactttatttattatttaaaatcagtagcaactggaatcgggtcaaaaggccttgtagaactcaagtattggccaaaaagggcatattcggtatttaccgaaccgtagccataaccgcaggttatgagcaaggtaaaaattattaaaaatctttaaaattccaaaaatattattttataacagtgggtaaaagttttggtgacgaaatcttggtttagatgggcgttatgctaattgcgccgtttattacaaaagtttactttaatcgcgccatttagcataactctcattctagacctcggattggcgtgaaactttaaggacatgcttataattttgtaagcaaggttatggtccgttcacgtgtccgaaatactcgttttatttttaaaaggccgttacggtcaacttttaggcgattaacggaaatgcgtaaaagactcggacaattcatgaaccgatcacagaggtctataccaccatgtaacctggtcctaagagagtcctaaagcaaaagtcaaacttttgcgacattcggctccgaaccgggtcaatatagcaaatggtcgattcaaacgagcgtaaacaagtttatatacttaatatcatgttttatgagtgtcaaaacaggtttcatggcatatacattacagattatgtattaaatggcaaaatagctttctgttgactttttaagtgcacgtttgactcgacatttgacatagttagagtggtgatcagaggaacctttttaggggtttattacccacattaataccaactcataactacctttgattcatcataagactgaaccatctcggatttattttaaagtcaaaccgtatttacgacggtttggtttctagtgattttctaagcataaattgaactacaaaggatctaatgaacttacagaagttaagactTGCTTAGAGAGCAATGAAGAACAGTTAAGAGCTtttagaatgaccagagaagtgttgttgtgttgtggtgaaagttatgaacacaagtatgctatttatagccaaagtcaaggtccaagatcatcacacaacaccctacaactgatcatggatggttggcatgtgtcctagagggttatgggtcgagtagggggcacccatgctgcacTAATTgtccaaatgatcgttcacaagttcaaaaggcaagtctgtccaaacattctgcatctgggcgtcccacgcggcccgcatgggagttccatgcatgttttaatgcgggtcgcctgagattcaaatatcaggcgagtaaaagaggtggctcgcggcccgcctcaacttaacccgaatcttcacgcgggtcgcgagaggttggatttccagaaattttaaatcttttgtaatgattatcagaatccggtaattaataacgaaatctttcgtaatgatttacctgacctttcgggtttgaaggggtaactttgcggtttggccctcggttaattacaactaaggacctcgtgttatttacccgcgttgttaagtccccggttagtttattaattattcagaaagtcttaactttcattattgacgcttttaacccttctcatacgaatttgattataactttctcgttttaaaacggaacttggcggaatttatacaatatgttctagtgagcgtataatactgttacaaagcctcgggagcgttaaagggtcactcagaggtattattaaacatgttgacacagttaacccctgtagcttgtaatctctcactttcttccgtgtttcgcttccgtacgatccatgatttattcgtttgaaggtacaagcaccatttaggattactatacagtatatttacccttgtttgacatctATAActctcgaatttacatacattcaaggtttgtcaaaattagtcctttatttaatatccatgccacgtgtaatcaaatgacacgtgttaacacattattggacacaaaaattcgaggtgttacatcctcacccccttaaaataaatctcgacccgagatttactcaaataactaggggtacttttctttcattgtggcttcgacttcccacgtatattcgggacctctacgagcatcccatttgacctttacaatcggtacgtgctttcttcgaagcttcttcacctgtcgatcttcaatcgacaaaggtttttctacaaactttaagctctcatctatatgcacatctgtgtgtggaatcaccaatgattcatcggcgaagcactttttgagattgcagatgtggaacacatcgtgaattccattgagctcttcaggcaagttcaacttataggcaactgacccgacacgttcaatgacctcaaaaggtcctatgtatctcggactcagtttgcccttcttgccaaaacgcattacccccttccaaggtgatactttaagcaacaccttttcacctacttcgaagtgaagatccttacgttttggatcggcgtagcttttctgcctgtcacgggcagccttgagacgttcccggatctggacaatcttgtccgttgtctggaaaacaatatctggtcccgataattggacctctcctacttccacCCAACAAACAGgtgatctacatttcctaccgtataatgcctcgaaaggcgcagcctttatgctggtatggtagctgttattgtaggagaattcgattaggggtagattcttatcccagttaccacctaaatcgatcgcacatgcatgaagcatgtcttctaacgtctggatagtacgctcactttgaccgtccgtctgtggatggtaagccgtactgaagttcaaacgcgtacccaaagattgctggaaactcttccagaagtgagacgtgtacctggtatccctgtcggagataatagtcacaggtatgccgtgtaaagctacaatcttatcaacatacagttgggctaacatatcggagctatacgtctccttgatgggtaagaaatgagctgatttagtcagcctatcgactatgacccatattgtatcgtttcctttcctggttttgggtaacttggttatgaagtccatagttacgcattcccacttccactcgggaagttcaggctgttgtagcaagccagacggcttttggtgctcggctttgacttgagcacaagtcaagcactttgctacgtgggcggccacagactttttcaagcctatccaccaatagttcgcctttaaatcttgatacattttgtctgcaccaggatggacagaatatttggaactatgggcttcctggaggataacatctcgtagtcctccataaatcggaacccatatacgtccgttcagtctaaggattccatccttgctaagagtcaactgctcctcagttactcctaacttttcgttaggataattagcttccaacacagcctctcgctgtgcagctaatatcctctcaatcaaattgttcttgacttcaatgctcttggcattgattctaataggttttaccctttctttcctgctcaaggcatcagcgactacattcgccttgccgggatggtacctgatctcgcaatcatagtcattcaaggtctccatccaacgacgctgcctcatgttcaactccttttgattgaacaggtgctggaggcttttgtgatcagaataaatcacaaatttaataccataaaggtaatgcctccacaatttcagtgcaaatacaacggcacccaactccaaatcatgggtggtgtaattcttttcgtgcacctttaattgtcgtgaagcgtaggcaataaccttgcccttctgcataagcacacaccccatgcctgtgtgtgatgcatcgcagtaaactacgaattcttctgtaccctcaggtaaggtcaacacaggtgcgttgcttagcttctgcttcagaacttcgaaggactcttgctgctttgggccccagataaacttttccttcttcttggttagggaggttaagggtgcagcaatcctcgaaaaattttcaataaacctcctgtagtatcctgccaatcccaggaaactacgaatttcggtaggcgtctttggctcttgccagttcatgaccgcctctaccttagcgggatccacttggataccacgctcactcacaacgtgacctaaaaactgaacctctcgtagccagaattcgcatttcgagaatttggcgtagagtttctcacgctgtagtaattcgagaatacaacggaggtgcttctcgtggtcagcttggttcttggaatatataaggatatcgtcgatgaagactatgacaaatttgtccaaatatggcttgcagacgcgattcatgagatccatgaacgcagccggtgcatttgtgagcccaaaaggcatcactaggaactcgtaatgaccatagcgagtcctaaatgctgtcttatgtacatcttcatctctgacccttagctgatggtagcccgacctcaagtcgatctttgagaagtagctcgctccttgcagctgatcgaacagatcgtcgatccttggcaaaggatatctattccttatggtaactttgttcagctcacggtaatcgatgcacaaccgcatcgatccgtccttcttctttacaaataggaca is from Helianthus annuus cultivar XRQ/B chromosome 9, HanXRQr2.0-SUNRISE, whole genome shotgun sequence and encodes:
- the LOC110876697 gene encoding uncharacterized protein LOC110876697, coding for MDKNRVTFLNNLDWRSKLFTIKVNVLRLWIPVNPKREGETLGIEMVVMDEQGTRMQATVSSKFMKKHEILLNEHECYYIYKSQLSVIMSNLKHFEKEHAISLNFDTSVKKCENFYGSVYCIRLVSFESIKAGEVDVKYRLDEWSEPEVTKIKMGKDSKYMNMQLLDEEGIKLKCTLWDEYCDQMFGYIQSHKEEVDVVLLVQFGSFYKYKGKIMLSNAFQITRLFINPDIEEIRSFRTKFVEKICKTSSNGQKSIGSSGNISLADDFLFKHPFSNFLDITLLDKPCELIVHGLIMSVDDKDDWYYVGCDQCNRKVETTFVIEEAEDGAEEPK